The Laribacter hongkongensis DSM 14985 genome has a segment encoding these proteins:
- a CDS encoding cytochrome-c peroxidase, with protein MYQRFGVMQDYFAGRPVSPSDLGRYNVTGKEEDRHVFKVPSLRNIAVTAPYFHDASAGTLEEAVAVMGSYQLGRELGSEDIRSLSAFLRTMTGEWRGKRLQ; from the coding sequence ATGTACCAGCGTTTCGGTGTCATGCAGGACTACTTCGCCGGCCGCCCGGTTTCTCCGTCGGACCTGGGCCGCTACAACGTCACCGGCAAGGAAGAAGACCGCCATGTGTTCAAGGTGCCCAGCCTGCGCAACATCGCTGTCACCGCCCCTTATTTCCATGACGCATCGGCCGGCACGCTGGAAGAAGCGGTTGCCGTCATGGGGAGCTACCAGCTTGGCCGTGAACTGGGCAGCGAGGACATCCGCAGCCTCAGCGCCTTTTTACGCACGATGACCGGAGAATGGCGCGGCAAGCGCCTGCAATGA
- a CDS encoding cytochrome-c peroxidase, with translation MRIVGKRRNIHVFLACLLVTGAVFLFFTAFLKSPSALPEDPLATTPAWTRDALIPLHPAALPEANDKTRLGERLFFDKRLSGNNTIACASCHDPERGGTDRLAVSSGVDNRQGSINSPTVFNASLHFAQFWDGRADTLEAQAVGPIHNPVEMASGWPEIIDRLSTDPAYRSAPERICRTLPRRHQRDGHP, from the coding sequence ATGCGCATTGTGGGCAAGCGTCGCAACATCCATGTTTTTCTCGCTTGCCTGCTGGTGACAGGTGCGGTTTTCCTTTTCTTCACGGCCTTTCTCAAGTCGCCGTCCGCCCTTCCCGAAGATCCCCTCGCCACCACTCCTGCCTGGACTCGCGACGCCCTGATTCCGCTGCATCCGGCTGCCTTGCCGGAGGCAAACGACAAGACCCGCCTGGGCGAACGGCTCTTTTTCGACAAGCGCCTGTCCGGCAACAACACGATTGCCTGCGCCAGTTGTCACGACCCTGAACGTGGCGGCACGGATCGCCTGGCCGTTTCCTCGGGGGTGGACAACCGGCAGGGTAGCATCAATTCGCCGACCGTTTTCAATGCTTCGCTGCACTTTGCCCAGTTCTGGGACGGCCGTGCCGATACGCTGGAAGCGCAGGCCGTCGGCCCGATCCACAACCCGGTGGAAATGGCCTCCGGCTGGCCGGAAATCATCGACAGGCTGAGCACAGACCCGGCCTACCGGAGCGCACCGGAGCGCATTTGCCGGACTCTACCCAGAAGGCATCAGCGCGACGGCCATCCTTGA
- a CDS encoding DAHL domain-containing protein: protein MSGLVAALVAGLAGLGSIYLHTERVSPESHLLYTQHLRGLRETDALIDAELLANRLELSRNYDELTHQTAKAQADARHVGTPPDYLSAADTLSLRDDARALLATVMAKSELIDRFKREDSVARNSLAYFPVAASRLIDQPQPDSGQAGHGLISRYIRLVLAFSRQPDERHAEELTAMRAELGRMQLPASMQGRLDNLLLHGDKIMEVLPRLDRLTKEILALPTRGQLEHLNRNYGTAYSNALVLAGHFRNLLYTLSILLALFLAWTFASLLRTQRSLRKTHVELSQRLVAQSAAEKQLKLHATAFRNAHDGITLTDARGNILDVNPAFSRITGWERSEVIGRNPRVLKSGRHDAAFYEST, encoded by the coding sequence ATGTCAGGCCTGGTGGCAGCTCTGGTTGCCGGACTGGCCGGACTTGGCAGCATCTACCTTCATACCGAGCGCGTCTCGCCCGAATCCCATTTGCTGTACACCCAGCACTTGCGCGGATTGCGTGAAACCGATGCCCTGATCGATGCCGAACTGCTGGCCAACCGCCTGGAACTTTCACGCAATTACGATGAGCTGACCCACCAGACAGCCAAGGCGCAGGCAGATGCCCGGCATGTCGGCACTCCGCCGGATTACCTGTCGGCAGCGGATACGCTCAGTCTCAGGGATGATGCCCGGGCGCTTCTGGCCACGGTGATGGCCAAAAGCGAGCTGATCGACCGGTTCAAGCGCGAAGATTCGGTCGCGCGCAACTCGCTGGCCTACTTTCCTGTTGCGGCCTCGCGCCTGATCGACCAGCCGCAGCCAGACTCCGGACAGGCCGGTCATGGCCTGATCAGCCGCTACATCCGCCTGGTACTGGCATTCTCGCGCCAGCCGGACGAACGTCATGCCGAAGAGCTGACGGCCATGCGTGCCGAGCTGGGCCGGATGCAGCTGCCGGCATCCATGCAGGGACGGCTGGACAACCTGCTTCTGCACGGCGACAAGATCATGGAAGTCCTGCCCCGCCTTGACCGGCTGACCAAAGAGATTCTGGCCCTGCCGACCCGCGGGCAGCTTGAGCACCTCAACCGCAATTACGGCACGGCCTACAGCAACGCACTGGTACTGGCCGGGCATTTCCGCAATCTGCTCTATACGCTGTCCATCCTCCTGGCGCTGTTCCTTGCCTGGACTTTTGCCAGCCTGCTGCGAACCCAGCGCTCGCTCAGGAAAACCCATGTGGAACTCTCGCAGCGTCTGGTGGCCCAGTCAGCAGCCGAAAAACAGCTCAAGCTGCATGCCACGGCATTCCGCAATGCCCATGACGGCATCACCCTGACTGATGCCAGAGGCAATATTCTTGACGTCAATCCGGCCTTCAGCCGCATTACCGGCTGGGAACGCAGTGAAGTCATCGGCCGCAATCCGCGCGTACTCAAGTCTGGCCGGCACGATGCCGCCTTTTACGAGTCCACGTGA